In Leuconostoc kimchii IMSNU 11154, one genomic interval encodes:
- a CDS encoding lactococcin family bacteriocin yields the protein MQDVKYRELSEAELSVIAGGKSFWSWASDASSWLSGPQQPNSPLLKKKR from the coding sequence ATGCAAGATGTTAAATACAGAGAACTTTCTGAAGCTGAGTTGAGTGTTATAGCTGGGGGAAAAAGTTTCTGGAGTTGGGCATCAGATGCGTCATCTTGGTTATCTGGACCACAACAACCTAATTCGCCGCTACTAAAAAAGAAGCGTTGA
- a CDS encoding GtrA family protein yields MLKHYLKSEKIKYLFWGVVTTLVYFVVRFISMGLLHQAMLPVLIAQIVTVLFAFVVNKFFVFSTDQNRHILVQLWRFIAGRLFVAGIDFLLTYIMIERYSGVFIHLLRLDTINFQLFPFGLSWVHRWIYDSISLNSVIAVFLIQIIAIVANYFISKFMIFD; encoded by the coding sequence ATGTTAAAACATTATTTAAAATCTGAAAAGATAAAATATTTATTTTGGGGCGTTGTGACGACATTAGTCTATTTTGTGGTACGTTTTATATCAATGGGACTCCTACACCAAGCTATGTTACCTGTATTGATTGCACAAATTGTGACGGTTTTGTTTGCTTTTGTAGTCAATAAATTTTTTGTATTTTCGACTGACCAAAATCGCCATATATTGGTGCAGTTATGGCGATTTATAGCTGGTAGGCTATTCGTGGCGGGAATTGATTTTCTGTTAACCTATATTATGATTGAACGGTATAGTGGTGTTTTCATTCACTTATTGCGACTGGACACCATTAACTTTCAACTATTTCCTTTTGGATTATCGTGGGTACACCGTTGGATTTATGATAGTATATCATTGAATAGTGTGATTGCTGTGTTTTTAATTCAGATCATTGCAATTGTGGCCAATTATTTTATCTCTAAATTTATGATTTTTGATTAA
- a CDS encoding sugar-binding transcriptional regulator, protein MVDRALLSQISQDYYLNKLPFGDISKKYNISRYLVNKYLNEAVKSGVVKIEITENSHRNSQLEHILQDKFPNVNFYVVQDDINNITTSTHLSNFAAEFVGELLQTNNKVVGLTWGETIYSMIDSLKSTPLERVKFTQFLGENMKYNSTAGSMRMVERAAKKVSGEFLTLPAPLYILNDIVRGGLYSEPSLQNTLALANHMDFLITGVGTIRSLDSIPIWHNNLNGIFPSVNVKSVVGMIFGRPYDINGRFLNQGDDKIVRLSVSQILQVPKRICLVRGKSKYQAVIGALRGQLITDIILSEAMAYRILNEHALK, encoded by the coding sequence ATGGTCGATCGTGCATTGCTTTCTCAAATTTCTCAAGATTATTACCTCAACAAATTACCGTTCGGGGATATCTCAAAAAAATATAATATTAGCCGTTATTTAGTCAATAAATACCTCAACGAAGCTGTCAAAAGTGGGGTGGTTAAGATTGAAATTACCGAAAACTCTCATCGTAATTCACAATTAGAGCATATTCTACAAGATAAGTTTCCTAATGTTAATTTCTATGTTGTGCAAGATGACATTAATAACATCACAACATCAACTCATTTATCCAATTTTGCGGCTGAGTTTGTTGGTGAATTATTACAAACGAATAATAAAGTTGTCGGCTTAACTTGGGGCGAAACAATCTACAGTATGATAGACAGCTTAAAAAGCACACCCTTAGAACGTGTTAAATTTACACAATTTTTAGGTGAAAACATGAAATATAATTCCACCGCCGGATCTATGCGCATGGTAGAACGTGCAGCCAAAAAAGTTTCTGGGGAATTTTTAACATTACCAGCACCGCTTTACATTCTTAATGACATTGTGCGTGGCGGTTTATACTCTGAACCCTCGTTACAAAATACCTTAGCGCTGGCCAATCATATGGATTTTCTAATTACAGGTGTCGGAACAATTCGCTCACTAGACTCAATTCCTATTTGGCATAATAATTTAAATGGTATTTTTCCTTCAGTAAACGTTAAAAGCGTTGTAGGTATGATTTTTGGTCGACCATATGATATTAATGGCCGCTTTTTAAACCAAGGCGATGATAAAATTGTCAGATTATCTGTTTCTCAAATATTACAAGTACCAAAACGTATTTGTTTAGTTCGGGGCAAATCAAAATATCAAGCTGTCATCGGTGCCCTGCGCGGTCAATTAATTACTGACATCATTCTCAGTGAAGCCATGGCTTACAGAATTTTGAACGAACATGCATTAAAATAA
- a CDS encoding NAD(P)-dependent malic enzyme — protein sequence MIDMKEVLSVHEAHTGVLDIESQFDITTPSALSEAYTPGVAGLAKLIAKDESQKNIYTMSGKLIPVITDGSAVLGLGNIGPAAGLPIVEGKALIYKNFANVNALPMALNQVSVDEFVKAVKAMAPSFAGIHLEDIGAPRVFEIERRLSEELDIPVYHDDQTGTAIVVLAGLINAAKVVGKDLQQLKVLVNGIGAAGVATTKILLAAGLKNITLVDIDGVVRSDNQKYNSYQRELTTQVNQSDGKKLDDVILNQDVFIGLSDSNVLNGGQVRRMAKKPIVFALANPVPEILPEEAIDAGAVVVATGSSQWPNQVNNVLVFPGLFKGLLSSGLKHVDMPLQIRVAHALANMIKNPDTTHVVPGVFGKGIVHAVEQSVLDYAKQ from the coding sequence TTGATAGATATGAAAGAAGTGCTGTCAGTCCATGAGGCACACACTGGGGTTTTAGATATAGAGTCACAGTTTGATATTACAACACCATCAGCATTGAGTGAGGCTTACACGCCAGGCGTTGCGGGTTTAGCGAAATTAATTGCTAAAGATGAATCGCAAAAAAATATTTATACGATGAGTGGCAAATTAATTCCAGTGATTACTGATGGTTCAGCTGTATTAGGCTTGGGTAATATTGGTCCTGCAGCTGGGTTACCTATTGTTGAAGGTAAGGCATTGATTTATAAAAACTTTGCTAATGTGAATGCTTTACCGATGGCATTGAACCAAGTTAGTGTCGATGAATTTGTCAAGGCAGTCAAAGCTATGGCACCATCGTTTGCAGGCATTCATTTAGAAGATATTGGTGCGCCACGCGTATTTGAAATTGAACGACGCTTGAGTGAGGAACTTGATATTCCTGTATACCATGATGATCAAACGGGCACGGCCATTGTTGTTCTTGCAGGCCTTATTAATGCCGCAAAAGTTGTTGGAAAAGATTTGCAACAACTAAAAGTGTTGGTTAACGGTATTGGTGCGGCAGGCGTTGCCACCACTAAAATTTTATTGGCAGCTGGATTAAAAAATATCACATTAGTCGACATTGATGGTGTGGTGCGATCAGATAATCAAAAATACAATAGTTATCAACGTGAATTAACGACTCAAGTAAATCAAAGTGATGGTAAAAAGCTTGATGACGTTATTTTAAATCAAGACGTTTTTATTGGGCTGTCAGATTCAAATGTGCTAAATGGTGGTCAAGTACGGCGTATGGCCAAGAAACCAATTGTCTTTGCATTAGCTAATCCCGTGCCAGAAATATTACCGGAAGAAGCTATTGATGCTGGTGCAGTGGTTGTGGCAACGGGATCTTCACAATGGCCGAACCAAGTGAATAACGTTTTGGTTTTTCCTGGATTATTTAAAGGGTTGTTGTCAAGTGGTCTGAAACATGTTGATATGCCATTACAGATACGTGTGGCACACGCATTGGCTAATATGATTAAAAATCCGGATACCACACATGTTGTTCCTGGTGTTTTTGGTAAAGGGATTGTGCATGCAGTGGAACAATCAGTTTTAGATTATGCAAAACAATAG